One window from the genome of Acidimicrobiia bacterium encodes:
- a CDS encoding leucyl aminopeptidase: protein MIEIRGSLDGEAFADAVVLGVGANKALDDAGRWVAERMPRLDRLMDEAEFTGKPGQTLSLAGSGDVPYNRVVFVGLGSKPDAEIIRRAAGCGARSLPKAVMVATTLHAVPVDRAAEATGLGFVLGAYTFTRHKTDPKPSLTTSLVLLGADDASVAEAQLGRSIAGGVNLARDLINTPAMDKAPEVLAQVARDLAARVGMNVRVLDEREIAQERLGGLLGVSLGSTKPPRLVELRYEPKGAKGFVAFVGKGIVFDSGGLSIKPADGMETMKTDMSGAAAVFGAMQVIAEMGLPVRVLGIAPLTENMPSGSAVRPGDVLEIRNGKTIEVLNTDAEGRLVLADGLSLAAEEKPDLIVDIATLTGSCKAALGEKIAGLFGGDDAAAIVSAAAEAAGERTWRLPLPDDYRKLIDSEVADMKNTGGKFGGAITAALLLKEFVGDVPWVHLDIAGPARASEAEHYIPKGATGFGVRTMVEIVRRMAGGGPGESPDGG from the coding sequence ATGATCGAGATACGAGGCAGCCTCGACGGGGAGGCGTTCGCCGACGCCGTCGTGTTGGGTGTGGGCGCCAACAAGGCACTCGACGATGCGGGGCGCTGGGTCGCGGAACGGATGCCCCGTCTGGATCGGCTTATGGACGAAGCCGAGTTCACCGGCAAGCCCGGGCAGACGCTCTCACTGGCGGGCTCCGGGGACGTTCCCTACAACCGGGTGGTGTTCGTCGGTCTCGGCTCCAAGCCAGACGCCGAGATCATTCGCCGGGCTGCTGGGTGTGGAGCTCGCTCGCTCCCGAAGGCGGTGATGGTGGCCACCACGCTGCACGCGGTTCCGGTCGATCGAGCAGCCGAGGCGACCGGGCTGGGGTTCGTTCTCGGCGCCTACACCTTCACCCGTCACAAGACCGATCCAAAGCCTTCGCTAACCACCTCGTTGGTGCTGCTCGGGGCGGATGACGCGTCCGTGGCGGAGGCACAGTTGGGTCGATCGATCGCCGGGGGAGTCAACCTCGCCCGCGACCTGATCAACACCCCAGCGATGGACAAAGCTCCGGAGGTGCTCGCCCAGGTAGCCCGCGACCTGGCTGCGCGCGTGGGAATGAATGTCCGGGTGCTCGACGAGAGGGAGATCGCCCAAGAGCGCCTCGGGGGGCTGTTGGGTGTCTCGCTCGGGTCGACCAAGCCCCCGCGCCTCGTAGAGCTTCGTTACGAACCCAAGGGTGCCAAGGGTTTCGTGGCGTTCGTCGGCAAGGGAATCGTGTTCGATTCGGGGGGCCTCTCGATCAAGCCCGCCGATGGCATGGAGACCATGAAGACCGACATGTCGGGCGCCGCTGCCGTCTTCGGGGCGATGCAGGTGATCGCCGAGATGGGCCTTCCGGTGAGGGTGCTGGGGATCGCCCCACTCACCGAGAACATGCCGAGCGGATCGGCCGTGAGGCCGGGCGACGTCCTCGAGATCCGCAATGGCAAGACGATCGAGGTGCTCAACACGGATGCCGAGGGGAGGCTCGTTCTCGCCGACGGCCTGTCGCTGGCGGCCGAAGAGAAGCCGGATCTCATCGTCGACATCGCCACCCTCACCGGTTCGTGCAAGGCGGCACTGGGGGAAAAGATCGCCGGGCTGTTCGGGGGCGACGACGCTGCAGCCATCGTGTCAGCCGCAGCGGAGGCGGCGGGCGAGCGCACCTGGCGGCTCCCCCTGCCCGACGACTACCGGAAGCTGATCGACTCGGAGGTCGCCGACATGAAGAACACCGGCGGCAAGTTCGGTGGGGCGATCACCGCGGCCTTGCTGCTCAAGGAGTTCGTGGGCGACGTGCCGTGGGTCCACCTCGACATCGCCGGCCCCGCCCGAGCGTCCGAAGCCGAGCACTACATCCCGAAAGGGGCGACGGGATTCGGCGTCCGCACCATGGTCGAGATCGTGCGACGGATGGCCGGTGGCGGCCCCGGCGAATCCCCTGACGGCGGCTGA